GGATTCTACTTGTCGAGTTTCCTCGCTGGTGTGGTGTTGCGTTGGTTCAAAAGGCCCGTCTCCTGGCAGGTTGTTCTCCTCGAGTATTGATGGCTCAGTCTCGGAATGGGATCTTTTCGACTTGAAGCAGAAGGTTACTTTTCATTATTTTTCCTCGCTTTTGCCATTTGTGGTATTCTCTGTCGTATTAACCTATTGGTTAAATCCAACGGGGTTTATTGGATGATTCTAACCTCTCCAACCTCAATGAAACATTTATATTAATTACTTATGGCCTTTTTGAATAATGAGATTGTACCCGAGTTCTGAGTCCCTCTCTTATCATTTTCTTCCGGTTGCCTTGTTGTAGGCTTAATTGTTTATGTTGGTTGAAGTATGAGATACTGCTATGATTCAATGAGAGTGATATATGGTTACGTAGATTTTGTTGATAGACTCCCATTGAATgggtttctttctttcttcctttctttcacATTACCCTTATAGTGTGCAAGAAGCTTTGAATAGAAGTTATCTTGTATTCattgtttatttatgttattaaaCCCTTATGCAGATTGTGCTAGAGTCAATTGGAGTTTCAATCTGGCAGATGGCTGTGGCACCGATTAATAGACTGCCATCTCATGAAGAGACTAGGTCTCAGAATTTTGGAAAtggttatttgaatgataaatatgAATGCAATGATACTGATGATGATGAAAACTGTGAAAGTGGAGATGTTTCAGACTCAGAACAAGTTTATCAGAAACTAGTTATGGAAGATAGACGTGTAGCAATTGCTTGTGATGATGGAGCTGTGCGAATGTACACTATTTCTGATCTTGATAAGTTAATCTACCAAAAATCACTGCCTAGGGTTAGTGGTGAGATATCTACACCTGAGCAAAAATTCTTCCAAGGTTATTGCTTTTAGTTTTACTCGGAGCTTATAGGTGCTAATACTATTTGCAGGACGTGCTCTAAGTGTGACCTGGAGTCATGACTCAAACAGGATATATTCAGGGAGTAGCAATGGGTAAGTTTGTCTTTAAGTGAATATGCTGCATGTTCTTTTATGACAACAGTTTATTCATATGGTAATATGATAATTCTGGGAATGCTTGCTTAttaatttctcattttgattGATTTTATATCATTAATTTCAATTCCACTGTACTCCTATGTAGGGATGGTAATGTAGTGGGGTGGAGGTGGGGATTGGCTCTTCCACTTCTGCCCCCGTCCTGCATGGATTTTGAAAATATCCATCCCGATGGATAACGTTTACATTAATAACTGCTCCACACTGCTTTCACTGCTCTACCCCATTTTTTACTAGTTATTTTTAAGTAAATGTTGTGTAAATTGTAATAGTTCTTTCATGATATAATCCATTAGTATTTATAACATGCATTTATATAATGAAAGTATATATAAGATTTGTATACATATGATTTAAGTACGTATACATAAGTCTAATATATATGCTAAAAGTATAAAAGGGATACAGAGTATTTTTAGgggtaaaatattaattttaaaggtgGTGAGGAGTGGGGCAAGCTTTTTCTGAAACTGCTGCACTCAATTGCCCATCTCcactttcagaaaaaaaaaacaactcaCCATTTGGAGTAGATGAATGCTAAATCCGTGAGACAGATATAGTTTTGCTATCTCCACTTCTATGAGCTGATGGTGCATGCTTTACAGTGAAATTGCTCTTATTTTATTGAATCTAATCTTGTCTAGTGTGGTAACATCTGTGCTAACTTTCTTGCAGGTTAATTAGATGCTGGAATGCTGATTTGGGTCATGAAATTTTCAGAAGTGTAGTAGGTCTTGGAGGTTTGGGAAGTGGGCCTGAGCTTTGTGTATGGTCATTACTTTCTTTGAGGTACATGTTGAATTGTCTATCTCAACTGATCGTGCACATAGTTGCATAATCTGGTGAAATGTCTATGGTTGTTGCATTATCAATGGTTAATGCGCTTCGTTTTCATAGTTGGTTTATTTGTTGAATTCAGGTGCGGAACTGTTGTTAGTGCAGACAGCACCGGATCTGTTCAGTTCTGGAATGGTGATAATGGGACTCTTCTTCAGGCACATTCCACCCACAAAGGTGATGTGAATGCCTTGGCAGTATCTCCAAGGCAGACCAGGGTGTTTTCTGCTGGGTCTGATGGACAGGTATGAATGGCAATGAGtggattttttttttggggggggtatGCTCTATGCACGTTTTCTTCTAAggccaaaatattaaaaaaaggaaagaaaataatagttgtatatttttctctttttctacTATAAACCTATGTGCTTTTTTTATTGAAATCATCTGCATCATATTGTTAAATTTAATCTTGGTCCTTGTCACTAATGCGTactgtgttgtaacattttatagGTTATTCTTTATAAGCTTTCCAGTGAGATGCTTCAGTCTGGTAATGACAAATCTTCTTATGAAATGTTGAAGAAATGGGTGTTTGTTGGTTCTGTAAGGGCTCATACCCATGATGTCAGAGCCTTGACAATGGCAGTGCCTATATGTTCTGAAGGTCTGTTCATGTTTTTGATTCCTTGTCTATATATTGTTtgatttatttcattaaaattttgaGCTTTCATTTTTATTGCTCAATTAACCAATTCATGCACTTCTTGATTTTAAACATTTCCCCCCCTAATTTCTAGGTTCTTTATCTGATGAGGCAAAAGACTTGCAAGACGAAAAGAGGAAAAAAGTAAAAAGAATTCGAACTCGGGAGAAGAAGCCCCTCGATTTTAGTTATGGTAAATGGGCTCATTTTGGAGTTCCCATGCTTGTCTCTGCTGGTGATGATGCGAAGCTATTTGCCTACTCTGCTACGGAGTTCACTAGGTTCTCCCGCATGATATTTGCCCTGCACCTCAGAGAGTTCCAATACAACTTGTCACTGGCTCAAGGTTCAACCAAACTTCTTTTCTCTTTGTTCAGGCTTCTTGTTGGTTAGATGTACTCTCTGTTAATGCTCCTGATGTGGGTTCTGGCCCATATGGTGGTCAGGTGACCACTAATATAGTAGCTCGGGTTAAGAGTAAGGCAGGTCGAAAAATCATTTGCAGTGCAATGTCTAACTCAGGGGAGTTTTTTGGTTATTCTGATATCATTAGACCTAGTCTATTTGAACTAAGTAGGCAAGCTGGCAAAAGTACATGGGCCATTAGTAAAAGGCAACTTCCTCAAAAACTTCCATCCGCACATTCTATGGTTTTTACCTCTGATGGGTCACGGTTGCTGATAGCAGGGCATGATAGAAGGATCTATGTAAGCCTCTACCTTCATGGCTTTCAATGTATTATCCTTATTGTAATTTTTAAACTGTCAATTTTTACCCTAAATTacctatttcattatttatttatttttaggctagtGGAATGAGTATTTCCATCCACTGAAACAACTTTAGTCTTTCACCTCTTTTCTAGTGGCTTACTTAAGCAAAGATTTTCAACGTCCAACTTGGAAATTcagatttcacctcttgaaacaTTATTTTGTCGGATTTATAACATTTTACTCAAGCATGTTACATAATCTTAATTATGTTAATTTGCACCCAACCTAGTATACTTGCTTATTGTAACATAATCTTAATGAATGGAGCAGACAAGGATAATAACTTACTCTTTGATCTTTGATAATAACCTCGATAAAACATAGAATATGCGAGTTCAGAAACTGCATTTCTGTGATCTTTGATAATAATGTACTCTTGGTTTTGTAGGTTGTGGATTTGGAC
The Gossypium arboreum isolate Shixiya-1 chromosome 10, ASM2569848v2, whole genome shotgun sequence genome window above contains:
- the LOC108489108 gene encoding LOW QUALITY PROTEIN: WD repeat-containing protein PCN-like (The sequence of the model RefSeq protein was modified relative to this genomic sequence to represent the inferred CDS: inserted 2 bases in 2 codons); translation: MLPKAYRTSSIDWKPSPVVALATSPDDSQVAAAREDGSXEIWLVSPGSVGWHKQLTIHGDSTCRVSSLVWCCVGSKGPSPGRLFSSSIDGSVSEWDLFDLKQKIVLESIGVSIWQMAVAPINRLPSHEETRSQNFGNGYLNDKYECNDTDDDENCESGDVSDSEQVYQKLVMEDRRVAIACDDGAVRMYTISDLDKLIYQKSLPRVSGRALSVTWSHDSNRIYSGSSNGLIRCWNADLGHEIFRSVVGLGGLGSGPELCVWSLLSLRCGTVVSADSTGSVQFWNGDNGTLLQAHSTHKGDVNALAVSPRQTRVFSAGSDGQVILYKLSSEMLQSGNDKSSYEMLKKWVFVGSVRAHTHDVRALTMAVPICSEGSLSDEAKDLQDEKRKKVKRIRTREKKPLDFSYGKWAHFGVPMLVSAGDDAKLFAYSATEFTRFXPHDICPAPQRVPIQLVTGSRFNQTSFLFVQASCWLDVLSVNAPDVGSGPYGGQVTTNIVARVKSKAGRKIICSAMSNSGEFFGYSDIIRPSLFELSRQAGKSTWAISKRQLPQKLPSAHSMVFTSDGSRLLIAGHDRRIYVVDLDSSKLLHTFIPCRQEHEKEGPPGEPPITKMFTSSDDQWLAAINCFGDIYLFNLEILRQHWFISRLDGASVTAGGFPPQRNNVLIITTSSNQFYIFDVEARQLGEWSMQHSFTLPRRYQEFPGEVIGLSFCPSSSSHPSKSTSLVVYSARAMCSIDFGKAVDEDDESQLVHEALLKLQGSITNKKLKYLLIDGRQTESKHTSRKNNFEIIGFRDPVLFIGHLSKNSILMVDKPWMEVVKSFDTAPVQRHIYGT